A genomic window from Candidatus Kouleothrix ribensis includes:
- a CDS encoding DEAD/DEAH box helicase, translated as MTTDFAALLRRMPGYNQQIAHIQPLPPRAAGFAEPQQPLPAALAGVLAGCGVAQLYSHQAAAIDAARAGAHIGVVTATASGKTLCYQLPTLEAALDDTHSRALFLFPTKALAHDQLRALRVLADPLGLRVATLDGDTPHGQRDAVRASAQIILSNPDMLHRTLLPDHARWHRLLANLRFVVLDESHTYRGVFGTHVALIVRRLRRLCAHYGSAPQFICCSATSANPHEHLAALVGGPVALIDDDGAPQGARQFVLWNPPVIEARRQADRETKGRYGNETAGLPVPRSPSLDSGRRRSTNIETASLLAMLVRAEIKTLAFTRTRRGAELVLRYTREALEHGHAGLVQRVAAYRAGYTSEDRRRLEQAFVRGELLGMVSTNALELGVDIGGVDAVLIGGFPGTVASTWQQAGRAGRSQGHSLAVLVAQDDPLDQFYMRHPAQFFARSHEHARVALDNPYILTDQLRCAAAELPLHDADALWFGPTFTALRDWLLRHGELSVLADGRAGLAGRPPAAQVNIRSADGDPVALNDADSGRTIEQVAATRAPFEVYPGAIYLHQGEAYQVSALHTRHAEARRSQVNYYTQPSDETTIKVERVQQQRQLGPASLCLGVVEVTRQVTGYKRKEHYSEAVLSEHDLALPPQTFRTIAVWWTVPDQLCRRVEQVCGEVVDALHAMEHAGIGLLPLFAQCDRADIGGLSQDAHPDTKAATIFVYDGVPGGVGIAQIGYEQAEAWWEQVRALLIDCPCAEGCPACIQSPKCGNGNQHLSKAGAAALAALLLGKPAPTASTLPSRVGPGGPAAAANPQALLDDLRGRLERARATPAGPRRAALLIALRYRISIERDKLSGEAREALTAIEAEAHAL; from the coding sequence ATGACCACCGACTTCGCCGCGCTGCTGCGCCGTATGCCCGGCTACAACCAGCAGATTGCGCATATCCAGCCGCTGCCGCCGCGCGCAGCCGGCTTTGCCGAGCCGCAGCAGCCGCTGCCGGCCGCGCTGGCCGGCGTGCTGGCTGGCTGTGGCGTCGCGCAGCTCTACAGCCACCAGGCCGCCGCGATCGACGCGGCCCGCGCCGGCGCGCATATTGGCGTCGTCACCGCTACCGCCAGCGGCAAGACGCTATGCTACCAGCTGCCTACGCTCGAGGCCGCGCTAGACGATACCCACAGCCGCGCGCTGTTCCTGTTCCCAACCAAGGCGCTGGCCCACGATCAGCTGCGCGCGCTGCGTGTGCTGGCCGACCCGCTGGGCCTGCGCGTGGCCACGCTCGACGGCGACACGCCGCATGGCCAGCGCGACGCAGTGCGCGCCAGCGCGCAGATCATCCTCTCGAACCCCGATATGCTGCATCGCACGCTGCTGCCCGACCACGCGCGCTGGCACAGGCTGCTGGCCAACCTGCGCTTCGTAGTGCTCGACGAGTCGCACACCTACCGCGGCGTGTTCGGCACGCACGTGGCGCTGATCGTGCGGCGGCTGCGCCGGCTGTGCGCGCACTATGGCAGCGCCCCTCAGTTCATCTGCTGCTCGGCCACCAGCGCTAACCCGCACGAGCACCTGGCCGCGCTGGTGGGTGGCCCGGTGGCGCTGATCGACGACGACGGCGCGCCGCAGGGGGCCAGGCAGTTTGTGCTGTGGAACCCGCCGGTGATTGAGGCAAGGAGACAAGCAGACCGGGAGACAAAGGGCCGGTATGGTAATGAAACTGCTGGTCTCCCTGTCCCCCGATCTCCATCTCTCGATAGCGGCCGGCGCCGCTCGACCAATATCGAGACCGCCAGCCTGCTGGCGATGCTGGTGCGCGCCGAGATCAAGACACTGGCGTTCACGCGTACGCGCCGGGGCGCCGAGCTGGTGCTGCGCTATACGCGCGAGGCGCTCGAGCACGGCCACGCCGGGCTGGTGCAGCGCGTGGCCGCCTACCGCGCCGGCTACACCTCCGAGGATCGCCGGCGGCTCGAGCAGGCGTTTGTGCGCGGCGAGCTGCTGGGCATGGTCAGCACCAACGCGCTCGAGCTGGGCGTCGACATCGGCGGCGTCGATGCAGTGCTGATCGGCGGATTCCCCGGCACGGTCGCGAGCACATGGCAGCAGGCCGGCCGGGCCGGGCGCAGCCAGGGCCACAGCCTGGCCGTGCTGGTGGCGCAAGACGACCCGCTCGACCAGTTCTATATGCGCCACCCCGCGCAGTTCTTCGCGCGCTCGCACGAGCATGCCCGCGTCGCGCTCGACAATCCATACATTCTGACCGACCAGCTGCGCTGCGCTGCGGCCGAGCTGCCGCTCCACGACGCCGACGCGCTGTGGTTCGGGCCGACATTCACCGCGCTGCGCGATTGGCTGCTGCGCCATGGCGAGCTGAGTGTACTTGCCGATGGCAGGGCCGGGTTGGCCGGGCGCCCCCCGGCCGCGCAGGTGAACATCCGCAGCGCCGATGGCGACCCGGTTGCGCTCAACGACGCCGACAGCGGCCGCACGATCGAGCAGGTCGCCGCCACACGCGCGCCGTTCGAGGTCTACCCCGGCGCGATCTATCTGCACCAGGGCGAGGCCTACCAGGTGAGCGCGCTGCATACACGCCACGCCGAGGCGCGCCGCAGCCAGGTGAACTACTACACCCAGCCGAGCGACGAGACGACAATCAAAGTCGAGCGGGTGCAGCAGCAGCGCCAGCTTGGGCCGGCCAGCCTGTGCCTCGGCGTGGTCGAGGTGACACGCCAGGTGACCGGCTACAAGCGCAAGGAGCACTATAGCGAGGCAGTGCTCAGCGAGCACGACCTAGCGCTGCCGCCGCAGACCTTCCGCACGATCGCGGTGTGGTGGACGGTGCCCGACCAGCTGTGCCGGCGCGTCGAGCAGGTGTGCGGTGAGGTGGTCGACGCATTGCACGCCATGGAACACGCCGGAATCGGGCTGCTGCCGCTGTTTGCGCAATGCGACCGCGCCGATATCGGCGGGCTCTCGCAGGACGCGCACCCCGATACCAAGGCCGCGACGATCTTCGTGTATGATGGGGTGCCGGGCGGCGTGGGCATTGCGCAGATCGGCTACGAGCAGGCTGAGGCATGGTGGGAGCAAGTTCGCGCGCTGCTGATCGACTGCCCGTGCGCCGAGGGCTGCCCGGCCTGCATCCAATCGCCCAAGTGCGGCAACGGCAACCAGCACCTCTCGAAAGCCGGCGCGGCGGCGCTGGCCGCGCTGCTGCTGGGCAAGCCCGCGCCAACCGCCAGCACACTGCCCTCGCGCGTGGGGCCGGGCGGGCCGGCCGCTGCGGCCAATCCGCAGGCGCTGCTCGACGATCTGCGCGGCCGGCTCGAGCGTGCGCGCGCCACCCCGGCCGGGCCACGCCGGGCCGCGCTGCTGATCGCGCTGCGCTACCGCATCAGCATCGAGCGCGACAAGCTAAGCGGCGAGGCGCGCGAGGCACTTACCGCAATCGAGGCTGAGGCGCACGCGCTGTAG
- a CDS encoding heavy-metal-associated domain-containing protein — MITERFKVPEISCQHCVNAITKEVSAVPGVQRVQVALDSKTVTVEHDEAVAAAAIVAAINEAGYEEVAQA; from the coding sequence ATGATTACCGAACGCTTCAAAGTCCCTGAGATTTCGTGCCAGCACTGCGTGAATGCGATCACCAAGGAAGTATCGGCCGTGCCGGGTGTGCAGCGCGTGCAGGTGGCACTCGATAGCAAGACTGTGACGGTCGAGCATGACGAGGCAGTTGCAGCGGCAGCGATCGTCGCGGCGATCAACGAAGCCGGCTACGAAGAGGTTGCGCAGGCGTAG
- a CDS encoding citrate synthase, whose translation MGKDTLTLTDNRTGKSYEIPIENDTIRATDLRQIKINPDDFGIISYDPAYMNTAACASRITYIDGDKGILEYRGYPIEQLAEHSTYLEVAYLLLYGELPTKERLEWWEHRIRRHTFLHQSLIDLIQAFRYDAPPMGILISSVAAMSTLYPEAKEVDDPEVREKQIWRILGMVPTVAAFAYRHRIGRPFNYPDNSLSYTANLLYMMDFMNQRDYEVHPVLAHALDVLFILHADHEQNCSTSTMRGVGSSRVDPYCALSASAAALYGPLHGGANEAVLRMLQDIGSVANIPKFIERVKKGETRLMGFGHRVYKNYDPRARIIRQVAHQVFEVTGSSPLLDVAVELERIALQDEYFIARKLYPNVDFYSGLIYKALRFPIDYFPFLFAIPRASGWLAQWIEMLDDPEQKIARPRQVYLGARGLDYVPVSER comes from the coding sequence ATGGGTAAGGACACGCTAACACTTACTGATAACCGCACCGGCAAATCGTACGAGATCCCGATCGAGAATGATACGATTCGGGCCACCGACCTGCGCCAGATCAAGATCAACCCCGACGATTTCGGCATAATCTCGTACGACCCGGCCTACATGAACACGGCTGCGTGCGCCAGCCGGATCACCTACATTGATGGCGATAAGGGCATCCTCGAATATCGCGGCTACCCGATTGAGCAGCTGGCCGAGCATAGCACCTACCTCGAGGTCGCCTACCTGCTGCTGTATGGCGAGCTGCCTACGAAAGAGCGCCTCGAGTGGTGGGAGCACCGCATCAGGCGGCATACCTTCCTGCACCAGAGCCTGATCGATCTGATCCAGGCGTTCCGCTATGACGCGCCGCCGATGGGCATTCTGATTAGCTCGGTCGCGGCAATGTCGACGCTCTACCCCGAGGCCAAGGAGGTCGATGATCCCGAGGTGCGCGAGAAGCAGATCTGGCGCATCCTGGGCATGGTGCCGACGGTTGCGGCGTTTGCCTACCGCCACCGCATCGGCCGGCCGTTCAACTACCCCGACAATTCGCTGAGCTACACCGCCAACCTGCTGTATATGATGGATTTCATGAACCAGCGCGACTACGAGGTACACCCGGTGCTGGCGCATGCGCTCGATGTGCTGTTCATTCTGCATGCCGACCACGAGCAGAACTGCTCGACTTCGACGATGCGCGGCGTCGGCTCGAGCCGGGTCGATCCCTACTGCGCGCTGTCGGCGTCGGCGGCGGCGCTGTATGGCCCGCTGCATGGCGGCGCGAACGAGGCAGTGCTGCGCATGCTCCAGGATATCGGCAGCGTCGCGAATATTCCGAAGTTCATCGAGCGCGTCAAGAAGGGCGAGACGCGCCTGATGGGCTTTGGCCACCGCGTGTATAAGAACTACGACCCGCGCGCCCGGATCATTCGCCAGGTGGCGCACCAGGTGTTCGAAGTGACCGGCAGCAGCCCGCTGCTGGATGTGGCGGTCGAGCTCGAGCGGATTGCGCTGCAGGATGAGTATTTCATCGCGCGCAAGCTCTACCCGAACGTCGACTTCTACAGCGGCTTGATCTACAAGGCGCTGCGCTTCCCGATCGATTACTTCCCGTTCCTGTTTGCCATCCCGCGCGCCTCGGGCTGGCTGGCCCAGTGGATCGAGATGCTCGATGATCCCGAACAGAAGATCGCCCGCCCGCGCCAGGTGTACCTCGGCGCGCGTGGCCTCGACTATGTGCCGGTGAGCGAGCGCTGA
- a CDS encoding copper-translocating P-type ATPase: MGIQQINLPVTGMTCASCSSRVEKALRKLPGVHEANVNLASEQAAVGFDAALVAPPQLLAAVERAGYGVITDQIDIAVTGMTCASCSGRVEKALRKLPGVLEANVNLASEQATVAYLPTAVGWPEIKAAIERAGYGVIELAGAGPAEAGDAEALARTRELAQKRRKLLVGVALGLPLFVLSMARDFGLIAPWLTAFWAANEAAMGHDGVMAMHYPASADLLNWLFLALATPVQFYSGADFYLHAWKALRARTANMDTLIALGSSAAYLYSVALLAFGVAGHVYFETAALIITLILVGKYLEARAKSQTGAAIKALIGLQPKTARVLRPGTETGRSGDQEAASAPSSLSLDLLGSRSLHYDEIDMPIDQVRKGDLIVVRPGERVPVDGIIVAGRSSIDESMITGESLPVEKQPGDAVIGATVNTTGSFQFRATRVGKESALAQIIKLVQQAQGSRAPVQRLVDQVAAVFVPAVIGIALATFVGWYAIGGVGFTQSLIFAVAVLVIACPCALGLATPTAIMVGTGTGAVHGILIKNAESLERAATIGTVVLDKTGTITAGKPVVTDIVVVQPALVAADGGAEHHASSTGDPDAIALGSQASVLRLAASAERGSEHPLGQAIVRAAHEHGLTLAQPESFEAAPGHGISALVEGHAMLLGNLALMQGWSIDTAGVAGEVARLQAQGKTAMVVAADGVALGVIAVADTVKPSSQAAIAELHRLGIQVVMLTGDNARTAEAIAQQVGVDRVVAEVLPAEKVNFIKELQAHGQAGAQPAAATPGRAVAMVGDGINDAPALAQADVGIAIGTGADVAIEAADVTLMRGDLRGVAQAIMLSRRTLTTIKWNLFWAFIYNVIGIPIAAGLLYPFFGLQLSPILAAGAMACSSVFVVSNSLRLRRVRLGPLV; the protein is encoded by the coding sequence ATGGGAATCCAACAGATCAACCTGCCCGTCACGGGCATGACCTGCGCATCGTGCTCGAGCCGGGTCGAGAAAGCGCTGCGTAAGCTACCCGGCGTCCACGAGGCCAATGTCAACCTGGCCAGCGAGCAGGCCGCAGTCGGCTTCGATGCGGCCCTGGTGGCGCCGCCGCAGCTGCTCGCGGCAGTCGAGCGCGCCGGCTACGGCGTGATCACCGACCAGATCGACATCGCGGTGACCGGCATGACCTGCGCATCGTGCTCGGGCCGGGTCGAGAAGGCGCTGCGTAAGCTGCCCGGCGTGCTCGAGGCTAATGTCAACCTGGCCAGCGAGCAGGCTACGGTAGCCTACCTGCCCACGGCAGTTGGCTGGCCCGAGATCAAGGCCGCGATCGAGCGCGCCGGCTATGGCGTGATCGAGCTGGCCGGGGCAGGGCCGGCCGAAGCGGGGGATGCCGAGGCACTGGCGCGCACACGCGAGCTGGCCCAGAAGCGCCGCAAGCTGCTGGTGGGCGTGGCACTGGGCCTGCCGCTATTCGTGCTCTCGATGGCGCGCGACTTCGGCCTGATTGCGCCCTGGCTCACGGCGTTCTGGGCCGCGAACGAAGCCGCGATGGGCCACGACGGCGTGATGGCCATGCACTACCCGGCCTCGGCCGACCTGCTGAACTGGCTGTTCCTGGCACTGGCGACACCCGTGCAGTTCTACAGCGGCGCCGATTTCTACCTGCATGCCTGGAAAGCGCTCAGGGCACGCACTGCAAATATGGACACGCTGATTGCGCTAGGCTCGTCGGCGGCATATCTCTATAGCGTCGCGCTGCTGGCATTCGGCGTGGCCGGGCACGTCTACTTCGAAACCGCCGCGCTGATCATTACGCTGATCCTGGTGGGCAAATACCTCGAGGCGCGCGCCAAAAGCCAGACGGGCGCGGCGATCAAGGCGCTGATCGGCCTGCAGCCCAAGACCGCGCGGGTGCTGCGGCCAGGAACCGAGACCGGGAGATCGGGAGACCAGGAGGCCGCGAGTGCGCCTAGCTCCTTGTCGCTTGATCTCCTGGGCTCCCGATCTCTTCATTATGATGAGATAGACATGCCAATTGACCAGGTGCGCAAGGGTGATCTGATCGTAGTGCGGCCAGGCGAGCGCGTGCCGGTAGACGGCATCATCGTGGCCGGGCGCTCAAGCATCGACGAGAGCATGATCACCGGCGAGAGCCTGCCGGTCGAGAAGCAGCCTGGTGATGCCGTGATTGGCGCGACCGTCAATACCACTGGCAGCTTCCAGTTTCGTGCCACGCGCGTAGGCAAAGAGAGCGCGCTGGCCCAGATCATCAAGCTGGTGCAGCAGGCCCAGGGCAGCCGCGCGCCAGTGCAGCGCCTGGTCGATCAGGTCGCGGCGGTGTTTGTGCCGGCGGTGATCGGCATTGCGCTGGCGACGTTCGTGGGCTGGTATGCTATCGGCGGGGTCGGCTTCACGCAGTCGCTGATCTTCGCGGTGGCAGTGCTGGTGATCGCCTGCCCGTGTGCGCTGGGCCTGGCCACGCCGACCGCGATTATGGTCGGCACCGGCACTGGCGCAGTACACGGCATCTTGATCAAGAATGCCGAAAGCCTCGAGCGCGCGGCCACGATCGGCACGGTGGTGCTCGATAAGACCGGGACGATCACGGCGGGCAAGCCGGTCGTGACCGACATTGTCGTCGTTCAGCCAGCCCTGGTGGCTGCTGATGGTGGAGCCGAGCACCATGCATCAAGCACCGGCGACCCCGACGCAATCGCGCTTGGTTCGCAGGCCTCGGTTCTGCGGCTGGCCGCAAGCGCCGAGCGCGGCAGCGAGCACCCGCTGGGCCAGGCGATCGTGCGGGCGGCGCACGAGCACGGGCTCACGCTGGCACAGCCCGAGTCGTTCGAGGCCGCACCCGGCCACGGCATCAGCGCGCTGGTCGAGGGCCACGCGATGCTGCTGGGCAACCTGGCGCTCATGCAGGGCTGGAGCATCGACACGGCCGGTGTGGCCGGCGAGGTGGCCCGGCTGCAGGCTCAGGGCAAGACGGCCATGGTCGTTGCGGCCGACGGCGTGGCGTTAGGCGTGATCGCCGTCGCCGATACGGTCAAGCCCAGCTCGCAGGCCGCGATTGCCGAGCTGCACAGGCTGGGCATCCAGGTGGTGATGCTCACTGGCGACAATGCGCGCACGGCCGAGGCGATCGCCCAGCAGGTCGGCGTCGACCGGGTGGTGGCCGAGGTGCTACCGGCCGAAAAGGTCAATTTCATCAAAGAGTTGCAGGCCCATGGCCAGGCCGGCGCGCAGCCCGCCGCAGCGACACCCGGCCGCGCGGTGGCCATGGTCGGCGACGGCATCAACGACGCGCCGGCGCTGGCCCAGGCCGATGTGGGCATTGCGATCGGCACGGGGGCCGACGTGGCGATCGAGGCCGCCGACGTAACGCTGATGCGCGGCGACCTGCGCGGCGTGGCCCAGGCGATCATGCTCAGCCGGCGCACACTGACGACGATCAAGTGGAACCTGTTCTGGGCGTTTATCTACAATGTGATCGGCATCCCCATCGCCGCCGGCCTGCTCTACCCGTTCTTCGGCCTCCAGCTTAGCCCGATCCTTGCGGCTGGAGCCATGGCCTGCTCGTCGGTGTTTGTAGTCAGCAACAGCCTGCGGCTGCGGCGGGTGCGGCTCGGCCCGCTGGTATAG
- a CDS encoding FAD-dependent oxidoreductase: MYDLIIIGGGPAGLAAASYALGKRRNFLLIYAQLGGRAGARQSLVGPPAPEYLAGAEAVRQLGQLLSAQARHVLNDQVDRVEHMDGSFQVATAQHGVYTSTTLIVATGAAAQQLDVPGARALLGQGLGYSATTHAPLLGGRAAAVVGASARALRGALELAHAAAQVFLIIPDQTPLAAPMRSAVAHLPNVEVLVGYQVREVVGPMHLTELVLVRDHDERRLRVDAAFIALGLVPNSAIVSQIVHTNSAGFIQVDQHNATSLPGLFAAGDVTSTQVEQVLIAIGDGTRAAMSAHDYLLQRKPGPGVA, from the coding sequence ATGTACGACCTGATCATTATTGGCGGTGGCCCGGCCGGCCTGGCCGCCGCCAGCTACGCACTTGGCAAGCGGCGCAACTTCCTGCTGATCTACGCCCAGCTGGGCGGCCGCGCCGGCGCGCGCCAGTCGTTGGTCGGCCCGCCCGCACCTGAGTATCTGGCCGGCGCCGAGGCGGTACGCCAGCTCGGCCAGCTGCTGAGCGCCCAGGCCAGGCATGTGCTGAATGATCAGGTTGACCGGGTTGAGCACATGGACGGCAGCTTTCAGGTCGCCACCGCGCAGCATGGCGTGTATACCAGCACCACGCTGATCGTCGCCACCGGCGCGGCAGCCCAGCAGCTTGATGTGCCGGGCGCGCGCGCGCTGCTGGGCCAGGGGCTGGGCTACTCGGCGACGACCCACGCGCCGCTGCTGGGCGGGCGGGCCGCCGCAGTCGTGGGCGCATCGGCGCGGGCGCTGCGCGGCGCGCTCGAGCTGGCCCACGCGGCGGCGCAGGTGTTTCTGATCATCCCCGACCAGACGCCGCTGGCCGCGCCGATGCGCAGCGCGGTGGCGCACCTGCCGAATGTCGAGGTGCTGGTTGGCTACCAGGTGCGCGAGGTCGTTGGCCCAATGCACCTTACCGAGCTGGTGCTGGTGCGCGATCACGACGAGCGCCGGCTGCGCGTCGACGCCGCGTTTATTGCGCTGGGCCTGGTGCCGAATAGCGCGATCGTCAGCCAGATCGTGCATACCAACAGCGCCGGCTTCATCCAGGTCGATCAGCACAATGCCACGTCGCTGCCGGGGCTGTTCGCGGCCGGCGACGTGACCAGCACGCAGGTCGAGCAGGTGCTGATTGCGATCGGCGATGGCACACGCGCGGCGATGAGCGCCCACGACTATCTGCTGCAGCGCAAGCCTGGGCCAGGCGTGGCCTGA
- a CDS encoding nitroreductase family protein, whose translation MDLAAIDHVLTTTRSVRKRLDFSRPVEPELIERCLELAIQAPSGSDRQGWHFVVITDHALKLGIAELYRRSYGRYAASGPTSGPGAARPALRSSSDHLAEHFHEAPALVLFCYEGRPEQPSPAAQAGLYGSILPAAWSFMLALRARGVGAAWTTLHLKYERETAELLGLPPHLTQAVLLPIAYYTGDDFKPAPRQPAAERTHWNGWGRRRVRE comes from the coding sequence ATGGATCTCGCGGCGATCGACCATGTGCTGACGACCACGCGCTCGGTACGCAAGCGGCTCGACTTCAGCCGGCCAGTCGAGCCCGAGCTGATCGAGCGCTGCCTCGAGCTTGCCATCCAGGCGCCGAGCGGCTCGGATCGCCAGGGCTGGCATTTTGTGGTAATCACCGATCACGCGCTCAAGCTGGGCATCGCCGAGCTATACCGGCGATCGTACGGGCGCTACGCCGCCAGCGGCCCGACCAGCGGCCCTGGCGCGGCGCGGCCGGCCCTGCGCAGCTCGTCGGATCACCTGGCCGAGCACTTCCACGAGGCGCCTGCGCTGGTGCTCTTCTGCTACGAGGGCCGCCCCGAGCAGCCTAGCCCGGCGGCGCAGGCCGGCCTGTACGGCTCGATCCTGCCGGCGGCCTGGTCGTTCATGCTGGCGCTGCGCGCGCGCGGGGTTGGCGCGGCCTGGACGACCCTGCACCTGAAATACGAGCGCGAAACTGCCGAGCTGCTGGGCCTGCCGCCGCACCTGACCCAGGCGGTGCTGCTGCCGATCGCCTACTACACCGGCGACGACTTCAAGCCGGCGCCGCGCCAGCCGGCCGCCGAGCGCACGCACTGGAACGGATGGGGCCGGCGGCGCGTGCGGGAATAG
- a CDS encoding SMP-30/gluconolactonase/LRE family protein gives MEADSPGALAWSQDRTIVRYPDPAIETIDPRFQRYRLGSAIVERLWTGARWAEGPVWFGDGRFLLFSDIPNNRMLRWSEETGMVTVFRAPSNYSNGNTRDRQGRLVSCEHGTRRVTRTEHDGRMSVLLDRFEGKRLNAPNDLVVHSDGSIWFTDPGYGIMMHYEGNKAPFELPRSVYRLDPERGEATVVADDFDRPNGLCFSPDERLLYIVDTGAPAHIRVFEVEQGRLGHGRVFVSMRPGGSDGIRTDTDGNLWSAAGWGGAGFDGVHCYAPDGTLIGKIHLPEACSNLCFGGLKKNRLFMTASQSLYAVYVEALGAQVP, from the coding sequence ATGGAAGCCGATAGCCCCGGCGCACTGGCCTGGAGCCAGGATCGCACGATCGTGCGCTACCCCGACCCGGCGATCGAGACGATCGACCCGCGCTTCCAGCGCTACCGCCTCGGCAGCGCCATAGTCGAGCGGCTGTGGACGGGCGCGCGCTGGGCCGAAGGGCCGGTCTGGTTCGGCGACGGTCGCTTTCTGCTGTTCTCCGACATCCCAAACAACCGCATGCTGCGCTGGAGCGAGGAAACCGGTATGGTGACCGTATTCCGCGCGCCATCCAACTATAGCAACGGCAACACCCGTGATCGCCAGGGCCGCCTGGTGAGCTGCGAGCACGGCACCCGGCGCGTGACACGCACCGAGCACGATGGGCGCATGAGCGTGCTGCTCGATCGTTTCGAGGGCAAACGCCTGAACGCCCCCAACGATCTGGTGGTTCATTCCGATGGCTCGATCTGGTTCACCGACCCCGGCTACGGCATCATGATGCACTACGAGGGCAACAAAGCCCCGTTTGAGCTGCCGCGCTCGGTGTACCGGCTCGACCCCGAGCGTGGCGAGGCGACGGTGGTGGCCGACGACTTCGACCGGCCCAACGGCCTGTGCTTCTCGCCCGACGAGCGGCTGCTGTATATTGTCGACACCGGCGCACCGGCGCATATTCGTGTCTTTGAGGTTGAGCAGGGGCGGCTTGGGCACGGCCGCGTGTTCGTGAGCATGCGCCCAGGCGGCTCCGACGGCATCCGCACCGACACCGACGGCAACCTGTGGTCGGCGGCCGGCTGGGGTGGGGCCGGCTTCGACGGCGTCCACTGCTACGCGCCCGACGGCACGCTGATCGGCAAGATTCACCTGCCCGAGGCGTGTTCGAATTTGTGCTTTGGCGGGCTTAAGAAGAACCGGCTGTTTATGACCGCCAGCCAGTCGCTGTATGCGGTGTATGTGGAGGCGCTGGGGGCGCAGGTGCCTTAG
- a CDS encoding cellulase family glycosylhydrolase, with protein MHDQPFILGVNYWPRRKAMYWWRDFDAAEVREEFAVIKGLGMSLVRIFLLWEDWQPTPGSVDPAALDNLGTVCEIAATLGLQLDVTFFTGHMSGPSWAPGWMLLRDQPMPPGVRQVVSAGEVVNCGYINPYADDLALDAAELLLRTVVARYAGHPAIGLWNLGNEPDLFAWPPSAAAGRAWVRRMVAAIRAIDPATPITCGLHVPDLTEDTGLRANQVFAEVDRAVMHGYPMYADWSTGPLDSDFVPFLCALTSALCGKPTLMEEFGGCTEAPGRPSSVWAWSAYGQPREQFMASEEALAEYLGQVLPKLVEVGAAGAMLWCYADYTPDLWDWPPCDEAQHERFFGLVRPDGSLKPHAEVIRRFAATRPTVQPARRSVVLGGSPDEFYQAPLERTRALYREFIAASGR; from the coding sequence ATGCACGATCAACCATTCATCCTGGGCGTGAACTACTGGCCGCGGCGCAAGGCCATGTACTGGTGGCGCGATTTCGACGCCGCCGAGGTGCGCGAGGAGTTCGCAGTAATCAAGGGCCTGGGCATGTCGCTGGTGCGAATCTTCCTGCTGTGGGAGGATTGGCAGCCAACGCCCGGCAGCGTCGACCCGGCCGCGCTCGACAACCTGGGTACGGTGTGCGAGATTGCCGCCACGCTGGGCTTGCAGCTCGACGTCACGTTCTTCACCGGGCATATGAGCGGGCCGTCGTGGGCGCCGGGCTGGATGCTGCTGCGCGACCAGCCCATGCCGCCGGGCGTGCGCCAGGTGGTCAGTGCCGGCGAGGTGGTGAACTGCGGCTACATCAACCCGTATGCCGACGACCTGGCGCTCGACGCGGCCGAGCTGCTGCTGCGCACGGTGGTGGCGCGCTACGCGGGGCACCCGGCGATCGGGCTGTGGAACCTGGGCAACGAGCCCGACCTGTTCGCCTGGCCGCCCAGCGCTGCGGCCGGCCGCGCCTGGGTGCGGCGCATGGTCGCGGCGATCCGCGCGATCGACCCGGCCACACCGATCACCTGCGGGCTGCATGTGCCCGACCTGACCGAGGATACCGGGCTGCGTGCCAACCAGGTTTTCGCCGAGGTCGATCGGGCGGTGATGCATGGCTACCCCATGTACGCCGACTGGTCGACCGGCCCGCTCGACAGCGACTTTGTGCCGTTCCTGTGCGCGCTCACCAGCGCGCTGTGCGGTAAGCCCACGCTGATGGAAGAGTTCGGCGGCTGCACCGAGGCGCCCGGCCGGCCGTCGTCGGTGTGGGCGTGGAGCGCGTATGGCCAGCCGCGCGAGCAGTTTATGGCCTCGGAAGAAGCGCTGGCCGAGTACCTTGGGCAGGTACTGCCGAAGCTGGTCGAGGTAGGCGCGGCCGGCGCGATGCTGTGGTGCTACGCCGACTACACGCCCGACCTATGGGATTGGCCGCCCTGCGACGAGGCCCAGCACGAGCGCTTCTTTGGGCTGGTGCGGCCCGATGGTAGCCTCAAGCCGCACGCCGAGGTCATCCGCCGCTTCGCCGCCACCCGCCCGACGGTGCAGCCGGCGCGGCGCAGCGTTGTGCTGGGCGGATCGCCCGACGAATTCTACCAGGCGCCGCTCGAGCGTACACGCGCGCTATACCGCGAGTTCATCGCAGCTTCGGGCAGGTAG